Sequence from the Mesorhizobium sp. PAMC28654 genome:
CTGCCGCAGCGCCGGCAACGCTGAAATACGCGCCGACGAACACGCCAGGCAGGATGTGCGACGGCGCCCAGACGAATGCCGAGAGGATGTTGGCGTAGTAAAAACGGCGGGCCTGCATTTGCAGCATGCCTGCCACGAGCGGAATGAACGCACGGACGCCAGGCGTGAAGCGCGCCAGAAAGACGCTCTTGCCGCCGTGCCGTTCGAAGAACGCCTCGCTGCGCGCGATGAGTTCGGGATAACGGTTCAACGGCCACCGCTGCAGGATTTCCCTGTGGTAGCGATGGCCAAGCCAGAAAGACAGGCCGTCGCCGACGATCGCGCCCAAAGAGGCTGAAATCAACATCGGCCAGAGCCTCAGCACACCGCTTGGGACAAGAGCGGCAAGGCTGACGATGATGGCCGTTCCAGGAACGACCGCGCCGATGACCGGAACGGACTCCGACAGAGCCAGCAGAAAGATCGCCGCATAGGCCAGATGTGGATGCGAAGCGATGTAGTCCGTGAGCGCCGAGAAAAAGGACATCTATCGTCCCCCTTTTTGACGAAAGCTCAGGAGCACCCGGCGCAGCCTTTTTACGGGGGAGGGGCTCATCGGGAGCTCGCTCCCCTTATCAGTCCCGGCGGGTTTGCGAAATCTTCGTGAATGATCTGTTCAGAGCCGGGGATGAATTTCCCGCCATGGTCGTAGCGAAGCACCACGAAGGCGTCGAAAACGTTGTCCGGCCAGTATCCGTCAGGCAGAACTGCGTGCGGGTCACCACCAAGTGCCTCTATGATCTGCGGCAAGGTGCCGTGATGCCAGGCAATAAGAACGGACTTCCGGTGGGGTTCCGCCATCAATGCACGAACAAGGCCCGCGATGTCCTTGTTGTCGAATCTCAGGTCCAGCGGAATCCGGAGTGCCCGGCCCAATGGCTCCAGGGTCTGTCGCTCGCGCGCACTGTTTTTGGAATCTGCGGTCGCTATCAGCGTATCAGGCCGAAACGCAGCACCGTTCAGCGTGAGATGCTGAAAATACCCGACATAGGCCTGAGCGCGTGCCTCCCCCGCAGGCGATAGCCCAGTCCCGCTGTCGGGCTTTTCGGCATGACGTATGATCAGCACCGTCGCATCCGCGAGGCTCGCCATTTTAGCTTCGGGAGCGGCGCTGGCGGATACCGGAGTCACGAGCGACATGACCAGCAAGAGATAGGCAAGGGCAAGCAAGCGGGAGCGATTGATCCGGTTCGATGAAAAGGATTCGTGCGCCATTTTTGAGCCCTCGCGGTTTTTTTGAGCTGCGGCATCTGCCCGACATCACGGATTTCACCGACGCTCATTACAGAATTCCGGTCACCCATCGATCGACGCGGGTGTCCTCCCGGTATGCGATCCGGACCAGTCCGGCGGCGACAAGGGCGGTCGCCACACCCCCCACGATGTCGCCGACATAATGGGTCCCGACATAGACACGGGAAATCACGACAAGCAGGGCGGCCGCGACGAACCACAGTGCCTTGCGGACACGGGCGTTGAACGCATAGCTGAAGACGGCGGCAAAACTGGCGGTGGCATGATCCGAAGGAAACGACGGATCGGCGCTGCGCGTGATCAGCAGGTGCGAAACGCCGGCGTCGTAGGGACGCATGCGATGCACGAGGAGCAGAATAATCTGGTTGAGGGCCAATCCAAGCAGGAACGACAGGCCGCAGGCAACCGCAACATGCCTCTCGGAGCGACTGCCGCCACCCCACCACCAGGACGCCACCACGGCCAGTATCAACAGTGGCACACCCGCCTGTGTGACAGCGATCATGATTAAATCGATCAGGTTGTTGTGCCCTGAAAGGTTGTTGATCCAGCCCGTGACCTGGGCATCCAGTTTTTCCATTCCATCACCATTCCATTTCGAAAAGAAACCGCGAGCCGGGTCTCAGGGTGCCTCCCGCTTACCCAACCCCATTCGAACAGGGAGCAGGCCCGCCAAGGTCAGCACAGTAAAGACAGCGCCTGCGAGGAAAGTGCCTTGCGGCCCTGTCATGTCCCAAAGCGCGCCAGCGACAACGCTGGCAATGAGGAGTGCCAAGCCGGTGACGAGGTTGAACATGCCGAAGGCGGTCCCGCGCAATTCCGCCGGAGAGGCATCAGCGATCAACGCAGCCAGCAATCCTTGGGTGAAGCCCATGTGGAGCCCCCAGAGGATCACTCCGAGCACAAGCCCGATCGTCCCCGGCGCAAAGGCGAGAACCAGATCGGCTGCGAGGAGCAGAAACAGGCCAACGATCAGGATTGTCAGGCGGTTCACACGATCAGACAGCACGCCGACGGGATAGGCCGACAGAGAATAGGCAAGGCTCATGATAACCAAGACAATCGGCGCCAGCACCATCGGCAGGCCGATGGATTGCGCACGCAAAATGAGGAATGCTTCGCTGAAGCGAGCAAGGGTGAAGACTGCCGCGATTGCCACGACCCACCAGTAGTGCGCTCCCAGACGGCGTAGCTCCTCGCGATGCAGCGGCATGCGGATACGGCGCTGCTCCTTCGGGCGTTCCGGTTCCTTCACGGCGACGAGGAGCAGTCCGACGGACAGGCATGCCGGGATGACGGCAATCCAGAACACCGCCTTAAAATGAAAGGCCGTCACCCACATCAGGCCGATGGCAAAAAGCGGCCCGAGAAACGAACCGATCGTGTCGAGCGACTGGCGCAGGCCAAAGCTCGCGCCGCGAAGATGTGGCGGGGCGAGGTCGGCGACAAGCGCGTCCCGCGGGGCGCCGCGAATACCCTTGCCGATACGGTCGATGAAACGCGCCGCGATAAGCCAATCGATCGAGGATGCCAACGGAAAGATCGGCCTAGTCAAGGCCGCCAGGCCATAACCGAACACGGCGAGCAGTTTGCGCTTGCCGAGCCAATCGCTCAGGGCGCCGGAGAAGACCTTGGTGATCGAGGCGGTTGCTTCAGCGATACCCTCGATGACGCCGACGGCAAGGGCTGACGTTCCAAGCACCGTCACCATGTAGATAGGCAACAGCGCGTGGATCATCTCCGACGAGATGTCCATCAGCATCGAGACGAAGCCCAGAATCCAAACGCCGACGGGAATCCCCTGTCTGGCTCTGGGGCGTTCCATGATCTCGGTTGTCATCGCGCCTGTTCCGTCATACTGGCCGCTCACCTCACCGATTTTCATCGTGTGCGTCGAAGACCCGTTGAGCGTAGCTGTCGAGCAGGGCCTCGCATGCCCGCAGCCGTTCGGCAGCCTCATCCGCAAGTGATGCACCGTAGAAATCGAGCTTCTTGATCTTCTCCAGCCAGCCCTGGAGCTTCTTCAGATCTGTGTCTTCCTCTTCGAGCTCGGCATAGGTGAACTTGTTGATCGTGATCTCCTTGGCGATCTCGACCTCGAAGCCGGCGCACCGACCGAGAAACTCGCGATACTGGTCGTCGCGATCTGCCTTGAAGCGGGCAACCACCTTGTCCTCTTGAGCGCGATCAAGGGCGACCGTCTCCAGGATGACGGATTCGCCGCCCATCTTGGAAACATCGTTCTCCAGCATTTTCAGCCGGCGCACATGATCGTCGGTCTTCGGCAGCAGGCAGACACCGTTCTGCAGGTAAATCGCCCCCATGCCCTTCAGTCGCCGCCATAGCGCAACGCGCTTCGTGGCGGGCTCCGGAGGCACCTTGTATGTCAAAAGAAGCCACGTCAGCACGACCATGGCTTCAATTTAATGCAACGGCTGTAACAATTCAATCGCAACGTCGCAGTTCGCACTGTTGAAAGTGTTTGCGCGTGAACGACAAACGAATCCGTCTAGCCCAGTCAAGTGCTACGCATTCACGATGCCAGACCATGGCTCGGACCAAAAGATGATGGGAGACATGATTAAGATATCGAACCCGCTTGCGCTTGCCGTCGCCTCGGATTGTCGTCAACGCAATCTGCCGCCTGGTTCTTCCTTGCGTTTGTCCGGTTTGTCCTTTGAAATTGAATGAACCGCAGATTCCGAGTCAGACTGACGGCCAAGACATTTCTTGCTTACAGAATCTTCGCCAGAAAACTCTTCGTGCGGTTCCTTTGCGGATTCGAGAACAGTGCCGTGGGCGCTGCCTCCTCGACGATCAGGCCGTCATCCATGAAGATCACCCGGTGCCCGACCTCACGGGCAAACCCCATCTCATGGGTGACGACCACCATCGTCATTCCCTCGATCGCCAGCGTCTTCATGACCTGGAGCACTTCGCCCACCATTTCGGGGTCGAGCGCGGAGGTTGGCTCGTCGAAGAGCATGACGTTCGGGCCCATGGCCAACGAGCGGGCGATCGCCACACGTTGCTGCTGGCCGCCGGAAAGCTCGTCCGGGTAGCTTGCTTCCTTGCCCACCAGACCGACTTTGGCCAACAACTCGCGTGCGACCTTGTTGGCCTCGGCAAGTGTGAGCTTCTTGACCTTGCGCGGCCCGATCGTGACGTTCTCCAAAATGGTCAGATGCTTGAACAGATTGAACTGCTGAAACACCATGCCGACATGCTGTCGCAGCTTGTGGATGTTCGTCTTCGGATCGGTCAACATCATGCCGGCGATTTCAATCTCGCCGCTGGTTGCCGTCTCCAGCCCGTTCAGGCAGCGCAGAAACGTGCTTTTTCCGCTTCCTGAAGGGCCGATGACGACGACGACCTCCTTTTCCTCCACATGAGTGCTTATCCCCTTGAGGATCTCGTTGTGGCCGAAGGACTTGTGAAGGTCTTTAACGTTTATCAACTTGAAGCCTCCTCTCCAGGGAGGACGAGAACTTCGACAAGGAGAAGATGAGGACGAAGTACAGCGCCGCTATGAGCCCCCAGATCGCAAAGGATGCGAAGGTCTCGGCAATTACGATCTCGCCCTTGTAGACCAGTTCGGCGATGCCGACCGGCGCGAGCAGCGAGGTGTCCTTGATCGTCTGGGCCGCCTGGTTGACCAGTGGTGGGATCATTCGCTTGAATGCCTGGGGCAGGACGATATAGCGCATTGTCTGAAAGCCGTTCATGGCGATGCTCTGCGCGGCTTCCTTCTGGCCTCGATCGACACCGAGGATGCCTGCGCGGACGATCTCGGTGACGTAAGCACCTTCGTTCAGGCTGAGTGTGAGCGCGGCGGCGAGGATCGGATAGGTCAGTTGCCCGAACCATTGGTTGACGGGCAGGATCGCGGGCAATCCAAGCACGATGAAGAAGAGTTGCACCAACAGTGGAGTGGATCGGAAAATCTCGACATAAGCGGTGGCGATCCACCTCAGCGGCGCGATCTTCGACAGGCGCATGAGCGCCGCGATCAGGCCGATGATCACCATCAGGACGATGGCGACGATCGAGTATTGAATCGTAAGGCGCAGGCCTCCGAGGATGACCGGTAAGTTTTGCCAGATGGGACCCATGCGCCGTGCCTCGAATTGCTAGTCTCGGCCGCGTCCTTACGAAAGAAAGCACGGCACCTGCCTTGCGCCACGCGCTCTCCGCGTCGATTTGGTGGACTCGCCGAGAAGGCTGGACCATCTGCCGAGCAGATGGTCCAGAATCCTCAGCCTGAAACAGCGACCGTCGCTGGCTTTTCCACGCCATTGACCACGCCGCTGACATCGCCGCCGAAATACGTCTCGAAGAGTTTCTGATATTCGCCGTTCTGCTTGATCTTGGCGAGGCCCTCATTGATCTTGGCGGTCAGATCAGGTTTTTGCTTGCTGATGGCGATACCGTAATATTCGCCGGTCAGCAGCGGACCTACAATCTTGACGTCGGCATGGGCGGTCTTGAAGTTGACGTTGACGGGGTTGTCGAAAATGACAGCGTCCGCCCCGCCCGTCTCAAGCGCTTGATAGGCGGCATCGATGTTCTGGAATTGCTTGATATAGTCCGACGGGAAGCCGTGGCCGGTCATATAGTCGACGGATGACGTGGCTTTCTTGGTGGCTACCACATGGCCCTTGAGGTCGGCGAAATCCTTGATGTCAGAGTCGTTCTTGACCAGCACTGACAGACCGGACTTGTAATAGGCATCGCTGAAATCGACGTTCTGCATCCGGCTGGTCTTGATCGTGATTCCGGCAACCGCCGCGTCGATCGAGCCGGCTTGCAAACTGGGGATAATCCCGTTGAACGGTAGCGTTTTCAGGCTGACCGTCATGCCCTCTGCCTTGGCAATTGCCTTGATCAAGTCGATGTCGAAGCCCGTGACCTCGCCGTTCGTCTCGGTCTCGAATGGTGGGAATGTCGTGTCGGCGCCGACGACGATGTTGGTTGCCGCGCTTTGCGCGGCCGCCATGGGCATTGCGCCAAACGAAAGAACCAGGCCGGAAGCCAGTGATGTGGCCAGCACGATAAGCGACTTGTTTTTCACAGATATCTCCGTTCGGCGGGCATTCGTCAGCTTGGGGAGAGTCGACGAATAGGAGTGGTGCATGAACGCATGAATTCAAGCCCGCCCAAGAGCATCTGGATCGGCAGATGCCCAAGTCAAGGCATCAAGAAGCTTCACGTGTGCGTTTTTTGAGCAGGGTGGTGTCGCCGGGATCACGTTCGCTGTCCACCCCAAGGCTCTCCTATCTTCAGGAACTACAAAGGCCTCCGCCGACTTGAAGAATGGCGCGATGAGGTCGAAGGTCGATTTCAGCCGTGCGCGACAGGTCCGGAGTACACGATCTTCGCCCGCGCTTTGGCCCAGAACCACCAGATCAAAGCGCATGCAATCAAGGTCACGACGATCGGCCGCAGCCATGGGTTGAGGCACTGATGGATCTGAACGAAAACCCCGGTCATTCCGTCCAGGACAAGCACAGTCGTCAGCACCACGCGCAAGGCGCCACCTTGCTCTTCCCGCCACAGCAAGGCGATGGCGACGCCGGCGGGAATGGCGATCATGGCGTAGGTATTGGGCTCGACGCGGGGATTGAACACACACATGTAAAAGGCCGCCACCAGGAATATGGCGAGCCCTGCCGTTCCGCGCTCTACCTTTCGGTCGTACCAGAGAACGGCCGACAGGGCCATCAGCGCGGCGATGACGCGCACGATCGTGGCCTCACGTTCCGGGAGGGGATACCCGAACGACGCGAAGACAGACGTGAAGTCGGCGGGTTCAAACGGGCCGGTCCTGTCGACAGCCATCGCCGTCAGCATCTGGAAGAAGTCGTGATACTGGTCATTGACATAGCCAACGGGCGCGAAGGCATAGGGTATGATGAGCACCACCAGCAACGCCAGCACGATCACCGGTATCAGCCGGGGACGCAGTGCCGCCACCAGCAACACCATGACGATGGCCGTCGGCTTGGCAATGATTGCAAGCGACGTCCACAGAAAAGTCTCCGCGCGCCGGCCCTCGAGCGCCGACAAGGTGAGCAGCCAGCAGGCGCCGGTCAGCAGTATCGTGGCCTGGCCATTGCGGAGCGCGCCGAGCGCCATGGGCATTGATATGACAAGGCCGAAGGAAAGCAGCCAGGTGAGGTCATGGCCGCCAAGTTTTCGGACATGCCGAACGACGGCAAGGGTTACCACGCCAAAGCAGATCGTGCGCCAAACCAGGTCGCCGAAATGGTGGCCAAGCATCAGAAGCGGCGAATAGAGCGCGGCGAAGGCAGGCGCGTAAAGGTAGCCCATGGCGAGATGGACATGATAGAGCGGCCGCTGGGCCATGAAGGCTTCGGAGCCATTCCTGTAGACGAACACCACCGAACGATGATCGAGCGACATTTGCGCCAATGAGGCCGTGACAAGAAACGCCACGACCCACAGCATTAGTCCCAAACGGTCGAAGACCGGCTTGGAAATCGTCATGGCAACACCCTCTAGGCGCAAGGCTGAAAGCTGATGACCGTCAAGCTCGCGTGCCGTGAAAGCGCTTTCACTGCATTTACCGTTTGCACAGTCGTGCCACCAGGCCGCGAAATCCGAACGGCAACCAGACCTTTTGAATCTCGATCTGATCTGACGCAAATGGGCTCTTGCCCAGGAAATCCTTCAGTCCTTTTCGATCAAATGTTTGCTGGGTTTCAGGACCAATGAATTGAAACTTCCTCATGGAAGAGCAATCCGTCGCATAGATTGACAGTATTCCGCCCGGACGCAGAACCCTATGGGCTTCCGCCAGCGCCGTTCCCGTCGGCGAACAGAAATAGATGACGTTGACGGCCAGAATCTTGTCGACCGTTGCGCTTTCCAGCGGCAACTGCTCGAAGGTGCCGCGGATCAGTTTCAGCTTTCCATCGCCGATCGCGGTCCGATTTCGCGCCTCGGCCTGACGAAACATTGTTGGCGACCGATCCACCCCGGTGATCGTACCGCCATGCGCGAACCGGACCATTGCCTTGAGGGCCCAGCCTGGTCCAAATCCGATTTCGAGCACGTCGTCCCGTTCGGCGATGTCCAGTCGTTCGATGGCCCGCTTGTTCGGCAGGTGGTTTATCAGACCCATGATTGCCCCGGCCACACGCCCGCATACGCCTTCGGGCATGGAAAACTGTTGCGCAATAAAATTGTGCAGGCCGAGGCTGCCGATGCCATTGGGGGTTTCCACGATTGACGCGCTCGAAGGAGCCGCCAAGATTTGCCAGCTAAGCGCATCTTGAAAGGTGGGGCCGTCTTTCGCGCCACATATGTCGACCCTCGGAGCCAAAGGCAGTACGGCCGATTCCTGGGCTTTTTCATCTAACATTGATGATGCTTTTTTTGCGAAAGGCTTCGCGGCAGACGCCGTCTGCGTAAAGAATTGCGAGAAAGGGGAGGTCAACCGCCGTTGTGGGTGCCGCTGATGCCGGCGTCGCCGAGCTTGGTCAGCGGCACGAAGGACAAGGTCCCGCCTTGATAGATGTCCGAACGCGCGACAGTAAAGCTGCCGTCCGCGGCCTGTTTCTTGGTGACCTTCAGCACATGCTGGGCGCCGGGCGGTCCGACCGGGATGACCATGATGCCGTTGGGCCGCAGCTGCTGCAGCAGGGGCGGCGGGATGTGGTCGATGCCGCAGGTGACGATGATCCTTTCGAACGGCGCCTCTTCCTTCAGGCCGTAATAGCCGTCGCCTGTACGGGTCGAGATGTGCTTGTATTCGGTGTAGCCGTCGGCGATGAGCCCGTCATAGATGCCGCGCGTGCGAGCGGCCAGCGGCTTGATGATCTCGATCGAATAGACCTTGTCGGTGAGATAGGAGAGATAGGCGGACTGGTATCCGGAGCCGGTGCCGATCTCCAGCACCTTGTCACCGTGGCGCACGTCGATGGAATTGGTCATGCGGGCAACGGTGTGCGGGCCGGTGATGGTCACGCCATAGCCGATGTCGAGATAGTGCCATTCATAGGCGCGCGCGATGTTGGCCTTGGTGACGAAGCGCTCGCGCGGGGTCAGCAAATAGGCGCGCTTGTTGCGGTCGTCCCAGACATCCTTGTGCGCGATAAGCTGTTCGAAACGGTCCCAGCGCTGGCCCAGGAACTCGGCCGCCTCGCCACGGTTCTTCTGCATCCACTGGATGTAGTCGGCCTTGCCTGTCAGGGGAGGGCCGTCGGCCGTGTCGAGGGGCGCGGGCACCCTGGCGGCGGCGCTGGTCGCAGAGGCTGCGGAAACCAGCCCTCCCGCACCGCAAAGCATCAATTCGCGCCGGCTGAGCATCATTGGCAGCTCTGACCTTTCAACATCTGAGCAGCATCGCGGAATCCGGCTGCCGCCAAATTGCTACTTTATAGCGTCCGGCCAACAGCCGGCTGCCCCGATCGTACCACGGCGACCCTAGACATCTTGGCTGAAGGCCAGATTGCCGGAACTATACAAAGCGGTAAGGTTTTCAGACTGTGGCAGGCGATGGAACCGGGCGGGGCATGGGAGTGCTCTTGTGAGGCCAGCAATCCGGTCCCTGCCAAGAAATTTCCGTCGAATACTCCGACCTTTGCTGGAGCCATTTGGTAGCGGGCGTGTTACGGCCGGAGAGAGGAGAGTGGCGGTCGGCCTACCTCCACAGCTACCGGGCGCATCGCGCGCAGAGCCGCCGCCGCATCCCCTTGGCAAAAAATCCCGCGACCACGCGCGCGTAAGCGCGATGCTGCCGTATCGCACCCCAAGGCCAAGTGAGCGCCTATCCGAACCGAGGCTCGCTCCATGATAATCAAAACGGCGACTGGTTTTTTTACCGCGATGGATTATATATCGTAATGCGATCTATTGGGTCATGCGCTGCTCACTCGATGGTGAAGCGAGCTAGTGAAGCAGTGAGACCGGATGTGAGCAGATGAGAGCCTAAGATATCTGAGGATGTGCTATGTACGATGCATGGTTTTCCAGGCCGGTGCCAGTTTCGACCGGCCTTAGTGGCGATATTCGCAACCTCTTGAGCGCCGACCAGGCGCTGGACCTACTTATCCATCACTGGCGCGATCCGGGCAGCCAGGCTCATCGGTCGGCTTTGAGAGCTTGTCGACAGGCTGTCAGCGGCGGGGTTTCGGCGGATGTGGCGAGAGAGATATTTGTAGAGGCTGCCCGCGCGGCGCGCATTTTGATTGA
This genomic interval carries:
- a CDS encoding flagellar basal body-associated protein FliL, translated to MAHESFSSNRINRSRLLALAYLLLVMSLVTPVSASAAPEAKMASLADATVLIIRHAEKPDSGTGLSPAGEARAQAYVGYFQHLTLNGAAFRPDTLIATADSKNSARERQTLEPLGRALRIPLDLRFDNKDIAGLVRALMAEPHRKSVLIAWHHGTLPQIIEALGGDPHAVLPDGYWPDNVFDAFVVLRYDHGGKFIPGSEQIIHEDFANPPGLIRGASSR
- a CDS encoding phosphatase PAP2 family protein: MEKLDAQVTGWINNLSGHNNLIDLIMIAVTQAGVPLLILAVVASWWWGGGSRSERHVAVACGLSFLLGLALNQIILLLVHRMRPYDAGVSHLLITRSADPSFPSDHATASFAAVFSYAFNARVRKALWFVAAALLVVISRVYVGTHYVGDIVGGVATALVAAGLVRIAYREDTRVDRWVTGIL
- a CDS encoding MFS transporter, which translates into the protein MTTEIMERPRARQGIPVGVWILGFVSMLMDISSEMIHALLPIYMVTVLGTSALAVGVIEGIAEATASITKVFSGALSDWLGKRKLLAVFGYGLAALTRPIFPLASSIDWLIAARFIDRIGKGIRGAPRDALVADLAPPHLRGASFGLRQSLDTIGSFLGPLFAIGLMWVTAFHFKAVFWIAVIPACLSVGLLLVAVKEPERPKEQRRIRMPLHREELRRLGAHYWWVVAIAAVFTLARFSEAFLILRAQSIGLPMVLAPIVLVIMSLAYSLSAYPVGVLSDRVNRLTILIVGLFLLLAADLVLAFAPGTIGLVLGVILWGLHMGFTQGLLAALIADASPAELRGTAFGMFNLVTGLALLIASVVAGALWDMTGPQGTFLAGAVFTVLTLAGLLPVRMGLGKREAP
- a CDS encoding Chromate resistance protein ChrB; the encoded protein is MVVLTWLLLTYKVPPEPATKRVALWRRLKGMGAIYLQNGVCLLPKTDDHVRRLKMLENDVSKMGGESVILETVALDRAQEDKVVARFKADRDDQYREFLGRCAGFEVEIAKEITINKFTYAELEEEDTDLKKLQGWLEKIKKLDFYGASLADEAAERLRACEALLDSYAQRVFDAHDENR
- a CDS encoding amino acid ABC transporter ATP-binding protein, with product MINVKDLHKSFGHNEILKGISTHVEEKEVVVVIGPSGSGKSTFLRCLNGLETATSGEIEIAGMMLTDPKTNIHKLRQHVGMVFQQFNLFKHLTILENVTIGPRKVKKLTLAEANKVARELLAKVGLVGKEASYPDELSGGQQQRVAIARSLAMGPNVMLFDEPTSALDPEMVGEVLQVMKTLAIEGMTMVVVTHEMGFAREVGHRVIFMDDGLIVEEAAPTALFSNPQRNRTKSFLAKIL
- a CDS encoding amino acid ABC transporter permease is translated as MGPIWQNLPVILGGLRLTIQYSIVAIVLMVIIGLIAALMRLSKIAPLRWIATAYVEIFRSTPLLVQLFFIVLGLPAILPVNQWFGQLTYPILAAALTLSLNEGAYVTEIVRAGILGVDRGQKEAAQSIAMNGFQTMRYIVLPQAFKRMIPPLVNQAAQTIKDTSLLAPVGIAELVYKGEIVIAETFASFAIWGLIAALYFVLIFSLSKFSSSLERRLQVDKR
- a CDS encoding transporter substrate-binding domain-containing protein, with translation MKNKSLIVLATSLASGLVLSFGAMPMAAAQSAATNIVVGADTTFPPFETETNGEVTGFDIDLIKAIAKAEGMTVSLKTLPFNGIIPSLQAGSIDAAVAGITIKTSRMQNVDFSDAYYKSGLSVLVKNDSDIKDFADLKGHVVATKKATSSVDYMTGHGFPSDYIKQFQNIDAAYQALETGGADAVIFDNPVNVNFKTAHADVKIVGPLLTGEYYGIAISKQKPDLTAKINEGLAKIKQNGEYQKLFETYFGGDVSGVVNGVEKPATVAVSG
- a CDS encoding glycosyltransferase 87 family protein, with amino-acid sequence MTISKPVFDRLGLMLWVVAFLVTASLAQMSLDHRSVVFVYRNGSEAFMAQRPLYHVHLAMGYLYAPAFAALYSPLLMLGHHFGDLVWRTICFGVVTLAVVRHVRKLGGHDLTWLLSFGLVISMPMALGALRNGQATILLTGACWLLTLSALEGRRAETFLWTSLAIIAKPTAIVMVLLVAALRPRLIPVIVLALLVVLIIPYAFAPVGYVNDQYHDFFQMLTAMAVDRTGPFEPADFTSVFASFGYPLPEREATIVRVIAALMALSAVLWYDRKVERGTAGLAIFLVAAFYMCVFNPRVEPNTYAMIAIPAGVAIALLWREEQGGALRVVLTTVLVLDGMTGVFVQIHQCLNPWLRPIVVTLIACALIWWFWAKARAKIVYSGPVAHG
- a CDS encoding class I SAM-dependent methyltransferase, which encodes METPNGIGSLGLHNFIAQQFSMPEGVCGRVAGAIMGLINHLPNKRAIERLDIAERDDVLEIGFGPGWALKAMVRFAHGGTITGVDRSPTMFRQAEARNRTAIGDGKLKLIRGTFEQLPLESATVDKILAVNVIYFCSPTGTALAEAHRVLRPGGILSIYATDCSSMRKFQFIGPETQQTFDRKGLKDFLGKSPFASDQIEIQKVWLPFGFRGLVARLCKR
- a CDS encoding protein-L-isoaspartate O-methyltransferase family protein — translated: MMLSRRELMLCGAGGLVSAASATSAAARVPAPLDTADGPPLTGKADYIQWMQKNRGEAAEFLGQRWDRFEQLIAHKDVWDDRNKRAYLLTPRERFVTKANIARAYEWHYLDIGYGVTITGPHTVARMTNSIDVRHGDKVLEIGTGSGYQSAYLSYLTDKVYSIEIIKPLAARTRGIYDGLIADGYTEYKHISTRTGDGYYGLKEEAPFERIIVTCGIDHIPPPLLQQLRPNGIMVIPVGPPGAQHVLKVTKKQAADGSFTVARSDIYQGGTLSFVPLTKLGDAGISGTHNGG
- a CDS encoding DUF982 domain-containing protein, with translation MYDAWFSRPVPVSTGLSGDIRNLLSADQALDLLIHHWRDPGSQAHRSALRACRQAVSGGVSADVAREIFVEAARAARILIE